Genomic window (Macaca thibetana thibetana isolate TM-01 chromosome 6, ASM2454274v1, whole genome shotgun sequence):
agtgcagtggtacaatcacagctcactgcacactcaacctcctgggctcaagtcatcctcccacctcaacacccctaagtagctgggaccacaggggtgtgTCACCACCCATGGTTAAATTTtgcagtttttgtagagatagggtcacTTTAACAACGACAGcagtttttctgttcctttgatgTTGTTATTGCTGATATGAAGCACACCTGACATACTCCTATGTAGccttcaaatcccagctcaaaTGACCCACTCTGAGGAACTTTCTTATAATAAATCATACTTCTTCTGCAGAACTCTTATATCTCTGTACTTGTATAACACTTTTAATCCTCTGACTAGAACTCAAGCTAAGTGACATGTTTATGTCTACTTCTCTTCTCAGTAAGGGAAGAGAGGGGACTGGCCGGCTGACTTAGATTTGGAAGCCCATATGAGTGGAAGAACCAGCAGGGACAGAAAACAATGAGAGAAGCAGGAGGCAAAGCTAGAAAGATTGGCAGAAAAAATGGTACCAAACTTAAGGGTAGAACTGACAAATGCTGGAATTTCTGATGTCTTTGGTGAACATGAAATCAAGGTGATCTGAGACATTGACCTCACTTAGACATGGCAACAAATGACTAATTAACACCATTAGGCAAGCAAAATACACACAATATGTCCATATATAATGTCGAGTAGTAAGGTGAGATGAAAAAACTGGGAAAATGAGAGTGGAAAATTCTCTATCAGATGGAAAGGTTATGgcaggctttttgttttgttttgttttgtttttttttttttttgagataaagtcatGCTCttatcacctgggctggagtgcaaaggcgtgacctctgctcactgcaacgtccatctcccgggttcaagtgattctcccacctcagcctccctagtagctgggattacaggtgcccaccaccacgcctggctaattttttgtatttttagtagagatggggtttcacaatgttggcccatgttggccaggatggtctcgaactcctgacctcagatgctccacctgcctcggcctcccagtgtgctgggattacaggcatgagccactgcacccggccaggtgtTTTTTTATGAAATGCAGAGATCTGCATGAAGTGAGGGAGTGAGCCATAATAACTGAAGATGGGTAGAGGGGGTGTACTTGGGATATAGCAAGGATACCAGTGTAGCAGAAATGAGTAGCAGGGAGGGTAGGGTAGGGTGGTGGGGAGGGTATGGAGAGGTCTTTAGAGAGGCAGCCAGAGGCTACACTGGGGACTTGCAGGGGATGCTAAAATTTTTGGTATTACACTAAGTGTGATGAGAAGCCATTGGCAGGTACTGAGTAGACAGATGACATGACTAGACTTAACACCTGAATCGGATCATCCTGGCTCGTGCAGGGTGTAAGCTCAAGAATGAGaagcaggaagacaggaagttgTTTTGACAGTTTCATGCATTATAATGGTGGTTTTAATTGGGATGGTGGGGATGGAGGTGAAAAGGTGTAGTgaaatttggtaaatattttgaaagtacatttgaaagaaattttgGCACACTGAACGTATGATGTAAAGTCAAGGATGACGCCTAGGATTTTGGCTtaaacaagtaaatgaatgaacagctCATTTACTGGCATCTTGAAGATTTGATCATCCTTTCAGTATCTGCTCAAATTTAATAAACCTGTGTTTCCCCTCATTCATTTTCAGTTGGCAGATGCACCTTGCTACTGATGGCTGTCAGTGGCTGCCGGTGCACTGCTCTATCTGATGTCTGTGTCTCCATCTCTCTTCCACTTGGGTGCCAGCAGCTGAGAGGAATTCATCCTTTCTGCattccattattttatatttttatgacagAGGATGTAGTCAAATTTAGAAAGGAGGTGTTTTGCCTGGATCCATTGAAAATTCATTGGGTTAACTGAAGATCATGAATAAGTTTCCCTTCTTTAGGGACCGGTCAGCTTTGGAGGTCACTGAAACTAGGAAAGAATCTCATGTGGCTACCCAACTTAGcaagaaaacttaattttttttttatttttcagaaacaatTAACTGAGAGGACACATCTAGCCTTGTGGCCTTTTCCCCCTTTATCCATGCCGCTTTGCTGTCTGAATTATTCTACACCGTTTATAGAAAACCCATAGCTTTTATGCTGTCCTTCGAGTAATGATGCACTTTGTCACACCTGGTAGAAATTTACTAGTCATAAATGGAATGATTTGGGGGATTCTGTACAAATCTAGACACCCTTTAACTTGAGAACTTATGAAGAAGGTTTATGATGATCATAAGGCTTATGATTATCTTGACTGTGGCAACACACAAACTTGTGTTGTCATTCTGACAGGTGGAGaccaaaaatgaaagcatatcTACAACCACATTTCTTCAACGTGATAAGTTCCTGgagattattgttttaaaaatgtgcttgCTGCCTGCCACTCTGCTACCAAAAATAGCCAGTCTGAAGGGGCTAAGTGTTAGAGGACATTCCTGGAAACTAGTTCATCAGAGGCCATTTGTGACAAAacattcttgaattatttttcacaaCCGTCTCTCTGTAGCAAATGAAACTAATTTCTATCAAAAGAGGTAGGTCTTCTTTAAGAATCAAATATACTTTTTACTGCCAAAACGTGAACTAGAAAAATGAACTTAAGCTAGTAGTTTATCTCAGCCATTACAGAGTATCTAACTATTAATGGGAGTCAATGGCGCCAAACACACAATGTACTACAATACTATTTtaggaggcagaagaaaggatTGGAAGAAAACATTATTGGCATTTGAACCAGAAAATCTGGAGTCAGGGAACACAGAAGTTCTTTGTTAATAGTTCTAtaaccttgaacaagttattttGCCTTTCTGATTCTGGGTCTTCGGCTACGAAACACGGCCAAAAATGACTGCTCTGTGTCGTTTGTGTCAAAGACTGAAAGCGTCACATCAGTGAAAATTTGGATAGACACATTGCCGCATACAAATCCGATGCTTTATGATCTCACACTGCACGGATTTGGAAACTACTGCATGTGCACGATTCTCCGCCTAGTTCCCTGCAGgtggggatttttttccccccccgGAAAGAAAACTGTAGCTCTGCCCTGAAGATGAGTCCCACAGAGGTTTTGCAGGGTGGAGTTATCGAGAAATTGACTTCGGGGTGAGTAAAACTAAGATCTGGGGAAAGCTGCAGCCACTTTTCCAGGGTAAGGGGCGGTGTCATATGCTTCCTCATGCGGCGAGGACGAAAGTGATCATAAGCCACAGAACGTGGCGCCAGGGTTCACTACTATAAACCATTTCAGGAGACGAAGCTCTGACCTCCCAGGCACCAAGATTTTTACCAACAACCCGGGATGCTCACTGCAGGAGGGAGCGGGTGAGGAGGACACAGGGATTCGAGGGCGGGACAGTCAGGGAGAGGACACAGGTTAAAACAGAGacttctgttttaaggctctcgGGGATCCCTGAGAGTGCCCTTGAGGGCTCCAAGCCGGGAAGCGAGCGCCGGGAAGTGGCGGTTACAGTCCCGGGTCCCGCGCCCTTTCCCGCGCCACTGCTCAGCCGGTTCCGGCGCGCCCCCAAACCCACGCGGGTCTCCGCTCACACTCTCGCGCCCCCACCCGGCCCGCGCCACATCCCACCGGCCCATCCAGTAACGGTTTCTGGACCCGCggcctctcccctgccccctcctTCCCCGCTCACGAGAGCCGCAGTGCTGCGCCGTTTGGAGAGGGGTCATCCGCCCCGGAACCGACGGGAGCGGGTCCGGCCCGTAGAGGCGGCGGAGGGATCCCCCACTTCCAGCCCGCCCCCTCGGGGCTGAACGCCGAGCTACGTCCCGCCGACCCGCGCCCCCCACCCAccccgcgcccgcgcccgcgccccgccgcccccgccgcgCCGCTCCTCCCTCCCGCCCCCTCGCTTCCCCGGCCCCCCCGCTCCGCGGCGCGGCTCTCACGCGCAGCCGAATTCGGCGCCGCCTCCATCAGAGCCGAGCCGGCGGCTCCACCGAACAGCCGCGCCTGCCGCCGCCGCCGGGCCTTCCGCACCCCTTCCCCGTCCCGCCCCCCAGCCCCAGGCGCCCGggtcccctccctccttttcccccctccctcccaccccctccgCGCTCTCTCTCCCCGCAGCCAGAGCCCGGGCCGGCAGGAGGGCGGCGGCGGCACAACCATGAGCTTTGAGGGCGGCCACGGCGGCAGTCGGTGTCGCGGGGCGGAGAGCCGGGACGCCGAGCCGCCCCCGCAACCTccccagccgccgccgccgccaggaGAGCCGGCCCCGGTCCCCGCGGCCCCGCGCTACCTGCCGCCGCTTCCCGCGCCCCCCGCGCCCCCCGCGACCCCCGAGCGCGCCGCGGGGCCAAGCGAGCCGCCAGGGGAGGTGGCCCAGCGGCGCAGGGGTGCGGACGAGCTGccgcccccgcccctgcccctgcagcccGCCGGCCAGGAAGTGGCGGCGGCCGGCGACTCTGGGGAAGGTCCTAGGCGCCTCCCGGAGGTGGCGGCAGCGAAAGGCGGCCCCGGGGAGTCTGAGGCCGGCGCGGGCGGCGAGGGCGAGCGGCGGGGCGCCGGAGACCAGCCCGAGACGCGCTCGGTGTGCAGCAgccgcagcagcagcagtggcggCGGCGACCAGCGCTCTgggcaccagcaccagcaccaccAGCCCATCTGCAAGATCTGCTTCCAGGGCGCGGAGCAGGTAAGGCTCGGCGGCGGCTCCAGCTCGCAACGGTCAAGCTTTCAGCACCACGGACAGCGCACGCCTCCCTCCCAGTTGCCTCCAGACAGGCTCCTCTGGTTTTACCCTGTGAGCGCTAGCTCCAGTGTGCGTTCCCCTTTCCATTCCTGTGAAGGCAAATAAAAATGTCCCAGTGGCGAATACTGGGTTTAATTTcatctacacttttttttttccttcatggctTAGCAGGTACATGTTCCTCAGGTGCTTTAGTGATAATGCCAAAAGTACCTTTTGTGAATTATTCGATGAATTTTGGTTTATGCTTAGAAGCAAACCTATCAGATGTAAGGTGAAGTCCGTTTTCTACAGATGTATCTTGAGACGCATGTCATATCACAACCAGAAAGGGCAGAGTCTTTCCTTATTGCAAATTTGGGTGACTTAATCTCATGGATATGAAAAGCATGTGATAGTTTTTACAAGAGAAATAGGAATGGACTTTGAAAGAAAGGCAATTATGCCAACAATGTACGTTATATTTTGTCAGCAACACAGTCCTAAAATTATAAACACCATTGTAGGTGCATGCAAACTTATGTGAGAGTAATCATGCAGAGGAAAGGATAGCATATGTCCCTTACAAATGTGTGGTCTGAGAAAACATTAGgtgtaatgtttttaaaagtaaggaaATTGCATAAGAATATACAGGCTTTCAGGAATATAGTGCCCTAAGTCAATATTTATGATgctacatttagaaaaataaaagcataatgcCGCTTTCTGGGATGCCGTGCGTTTCTTCTTTAGCAATGATTAAGAATAACTGCAGAGGAAATGCATCTGACCATCCACTTAAAAGTTATTAAAGAGATTTAATAGTACAGCCTTCTCCCACGGGTATTGGGAGCTATATCTTGCAGACATTTTGTATGTTGGTAGAACATTTATGTCATAACTGTAAGTAATATCTTTGAAATAGTTTTAAGACTTTAGTTTCATTCCCATCAGaggtataaaattttaatttcatttcctagGATAGAGCCTGATGCTGTATCCTGAGTAAATggctttgaaagaaaagaaaggaagcattaggtttttaaaatagagccacagacacaaatattcacactgagttgttttctttttagggtgAGCTGTTGAATCCCTGCCGATGTGATGGGTCAGTTCGGTATACACATCAGCTGTGCCTGCTAAAGTGGATCAGTGAGAGAGGTTCCTGGACCTGTGAACTCTGCTGCTATAGATACCATGTTATAGCCATTAAAATGAAACAACCTTGCCAGGTAAGCAGTTTCAACATTTACTTTTcctgaaataattttgttaacaTGAATGCACTTAGGCTTAGTTATTACTAAGGATATTTACTTATGctacttaaaaacattttgtgcAAATTACAGTAAAACCAAGATTTAGAATTTGTAAACATGTGTTTTGAGAAAGCCATGATGTTTTATCTGAGAAActcaaaagacattttaattaaatggtttccttcattaattttttacttattgATAAAATGATAcccatattttttctaaaaaggcAAGTTGGTAAGATGACTTATACCCCCACTTACATCAATTTTATTCATTAGAAATGTTACACAgttgattttattaatattttgttaacttAAGCGTTTAAACTCTAGTGGGCTCCATTTATGGAGAACAGATACAAGTAAAGCAAAACTTTACTGGTATGAAAATTTTGGTTGAACCTATTAGTTCTAATCTGAATGCTCTTTCCACTTAACCAGGCTTTCTTTTTCATATGATGTTCTTTTGCAGTTAaatttttgctgattttcttctttgctgtGTTCAGCTACATAGTGGATGCAGAAGTAATCGCAACAGTTACTCTCAATAATACTACTGAAATAGTattcttacattttcttaaactttttgtgTTAATCACATAATAACACAATACACATAAATCTACAAATGCCCTGGAAAATAGGCCTAAAATTTATTGTGAAACAGATTCAGGTTCTTTGAACAGACAggtaaaatatacaatattaggAATGCCATCTTAAGGAAAAGCAGAATAATGTGTAATTAATGTTATCTGGTAGGCTGAAGttaagtagaaataaaagaataggGTTCAAAACAGAGGCAAAGGAAtgatggaaggaaaaagaataggGAATTGCGAAGCTGGGAGGGGAAAATGTAATAAACTCTTGTGTTCCTTGTTGCTATCTAAATCACCCAGTTTGGTTTTTATTCAGCGATGTAATATAGGTGGAACTATTAGTGTTTGCGGAAGGAACCTGGAAGTTGAATTACTAGTGCATTAAGAATTTAAATTTCATagtttagaatttttgcatcctTTATATAGTTTGCAATTAATTTGCATCTCTGATAGTCTCCATTTAATGCATGATTAGCaagcacaaaatgaaaatatgtatttctcaaGCTGACCTAGGGCTTATGAATAATTTGGAAAGAGAAAGCATAAATAATATGGATGAGTGATATTATCATGCTGAAGACAGGCACAAACCTGACACCTTTTCCCAGAACCTCTGATTGAACTTCTTGGGTATCAATTTATGAATCCATCATAGTTGTCTTGAAAAATAGATGAAACCATTTTCAAAGACAGCATATAGGTAGTATAACTGGATCTACAACAGTTTTATCTGTAGAAGGATGTGGGAAGATAAGAAATGAGAGAGTTTTGGGCTCTAGAGAAAAGTTCCATGAGAAGAGCTATAGGCAGACGCTCATTGGCTGAAACAGAAGATTATTTCAAAAGCTTGAACTTATGGCAACTATATGTTAATTCATTTGGGATGATTAATTTTGAAGTAAATAGAGATAAGTACTTggtggacattttaaaataaagaagagataaagaGCTGGGGAAAAATAGTATTTACTAATTTTAATCCTATAGCAAAAGGAATTGGTTACTACTGTCTCttgcttcatttaaaaaagattccatagttattttttaagaagtaaCTCCCCAAACTATGCATATGATTTTCCTTTTCCCCAAAAAAGAACTAAAACCCAAAAACTAATCCAGTACTACTAGCATATTTAGGATTAATTTTATTATGACATCTGTAAATACTACTATTACCTGTAACCTGATCTGATTGTTGTAGTGACCTACAAAATCATATGTAGAAACAAAGTTGATACGAATGTGATGATGATAGCTCAGAACATGCTGGAAATGAAATAACTTTCCAGGACTACATCAGATACACTTGTATCTGTGTGAGGCCAATCCCTTGTGAGCAGGTGGTTTCTTGGATGTAGACCAGAACAGAgaacaaataataatattcacAAATACTTTGCCACGCACTGTTCTAAACGTTTTACATATATGGATACGGatatttaatcttcatgacaaaTCTAAGAGGTGaggaatatttctattttactcaaaaggaaactgaggcgcaGTAAAGTTAAGTAACTTCTACTAGGTACCTATCTAGTAAAAGGCAAAGCCAGGATTCAGACTTAGTCAGTCTGGCTCAGGGCCGCCCTGTTGGAAAGTGTGCATCTCAGTCCCATCCTAGCCACCTTCATGTTTCTGAATCTGTCATGACTTGTCCTGGAAAAGGCTGTAGCAAGCAGGAACTAGTTTCAACCTGGGTCTCTAAGATGCTTTGGGAAGGTTTTGACTGTCTACTGTTGCATAATAAGCC
Coding sequences:
- the MARCHF11 gene encoding E3 ubiquitin-protein ligase MARCHF11, with product MSFEGGHGGSRCRGAESRDAEPPPQPPQPPPPPGEPAPVPAAPRYLPPLPAPPAPPATPERAAGPSEPPGEVAQRRRGADELPPPPLPLQPAGQEVAAAGDSGEGPRRLPEVAAAKGGPGESEAGAGGEGERRGAGDQPETRSVCSSRSSSSGGGDQRSGHQHQHHQPICKICFQGAEQGELLNPCRCDGSVRYTHQLCLLKWISERGSWTCELCCYRYHVIAIKMKQPCQWQSISITLVEKVQMIAVILGSLFLIASVTWLLWSAFSPYAVWQRKDILFQICYGMYGFMDLVCIGLIVHEGAAVYRVFKRWRAVNLHWDVLNYDKATDIEESSRGESSTSRTLWLPLTALRNRNLVHPTQLTSPRFQCGYVLLHLFNRMRPHEDLSEDNSSGEVVMRVTSV